The genomic window GCCCGACTCGGGGGCGACGGAGTAGCGGGCCTCCACCGGCTGGCTCGGGTCGGCGCTGGTGAGCACCTCCTCCACCAGCTCGCCGGGCAGCTGCGCGGTGACCTCGCGCACCACCTCGCCGTCGACCCGCCGCTCCTCCCCCAGCTCGGCGGAGTCGGCCTGGGCCAGCAGCTGGGAGATGCCGGTGTCGGGGTCGAGCAGCGCGCCGGGGTCGCCGAAGCCGAACTGCGCGGGGTCGACGACGCTGTAGCCGCTGGTGAAGGGCAGCTGGGCGTAGACGGTGCCGTCGACGGAGACCACGGCCAGGTCCAGCGCCGAGCCCACCGCCAGCACCTGCAGCGTGCCCTGGAAGGAGGCCGGCCGGACGACGTCGCCCTCGCCGCCGACCAGCGCGGTGCCGGTGGTGGGCGCCCCCTCGCTGGTCAGGACGAAGTGCAGGCGGTCGGTGTCGTCGAGCGTCGTCTTGGCGCGCGACAGCAGGTCACCGGCCGACTCCTCCGGCTCGTCGGACCCGCAGCCGGC from Geodermatophilus normandii includes these protein-coding regions:
- a CDS encoding LppX_LprAFG lipoprotein — translated: MLLRRAAGLVAGLVLAGSALAGCGSDEPEESAGDLLSRAKTTLDDTDRLHFVLTSEGAPTTGTALVGGEGDVVRPASFQGTLQVLAVGSALDLAVVSVDGTVYAQLPFTSGYSVVDPAQFGFGDPGALLDPDTGISQLLAQADSAELGEERRVDGEVVREVTAQLPGELVEEVLTSADPSQPVEARYSVAPESGELRRAELTGPFYAADQDATFTIELSEAGDDVEITAPPVG